The DNA region TTCTCATAAAGAAATTGTGGATGGGTACTGCTGAGTATTTCGACAACAGGACAAaacgaccattcagtgcttccaggttttccatggtggtctagcttcaattgactcatgatctcaactactagaattattgtttatttaagttAAATAGAACTTATAGAATACCATAGAGTATAAATGACAGGAAtagtttttttgtaaaataagtaTACCAAAAAACTAAGTTACTGTACGATGAAAATTTAGTTTGAAATAATCAACTTACGGTGATTTTCATCTGATCTAAGCATTTCATGCAGTTGCTTCCCTTAACGAGTTTTATAATTCAAGCCAGAACAATAAGTGAAGTAGAATCATATGAATTCGTAATTTCTCATCAGCCGCTTACAACTATATACGTGTTCAAGTATAACATAGaatgaatcaatcaaaattAATGACGGAAGGAATTCGAGTAACAAAGATTATAAGTTATGACCTTATTAAATCTGTTCACAAGAAGTTGTAAGGAATTCAAAAACACAGGATGGGAATGAGACAGTGATCAAATCAAATCCGGAAATAGATAAGATTGATTACATGGTAGTTAATGTAATTATATTTTTCATAATGCACAGTGCAAACAGCAATAGTAGTCATAATAAACTActgtatttatcatttatgttaTGCTTCAAATCATAGTAAAACTGAATGATGGAAAACTCTCCGAAAAAAAATTTAACcaataatatactttaatttcaGTGTCCAATCATAAAAGATTAAGACTAAATTCCATTTGAATACTGAAATGTTTTCATTATCTAGTAATTGCTAAATGAATTATCCAATAATTTAGCTATCAAATGATGAAAGCTTAAtccatttttaaaatataataaataaaatatcttgatatatatatcttaGTATTCATTTGTCACATATGTCACTTAACAAATTATATTTCACtaagaaaacagaaaaaaaggaCTTTCACTTTCAACAAACATTTACCTTGGATACTCAAAGTTCACTAACTTGAATGTATATGTATCTTAAATAAACGCTAATCaatcatttaaaatgtaaaacaataTGTTAATAGTTCCAATATTGTTGTAAATATCAAAAATACTTAGTTTCTAATGTTGACGTGGTGTTTTACCCAAAAGtaatcaaataacaatgaaaaagaTGTTTTTCTGCAAGAAGTTGAAAAATCAGTTACGCCCCAGTTTAGTCGTAAAACAGTTGATTTTTAGTAGCTCTATATTTGACTACAGTTAGATAGTTTCTgtttgttatcgaaatatacatttcGCCAGTTCTCGCATATAATTATCGATTTAACTCGCTTTACtgaataacaaaattaaataagtcaaataggaGAATGGAGTTTGAATACTTATGTTTCATACAATAATTAATCGGAACAGACAGAGAATTACAGCGAAGGAAGCACAGAGGTGAAAGTGAAGCAAAACGAAAGGACGCACAGTGGAGAAGGTGAGTTAACCAATTCAATTTAACCAAGtgtgaatcaatatttatagtcagagaaaaatcagttacagacatgtaatgTGTAAGATAAGCAATACATGCACACATGGTTATATAAAAGACAGTCAGGATGAATAAGCAATAAATGACAAGGTCAAAGTGTAACTCGAGAAGAATAGTTGAATTGGTTTGATCAGAAGCTCGAATAAGTTATAATGGTTCAACATAATATCAGCCACTATAGATTAATTCAAATGATTTCACTAATGATTaactttattaattaattttagaGATAAGCATTCAGTAAACTGGCATAAAAATTAATGtgatataatcaataatatgCGTAAATAATTGAAGATTAAATAGAAAAGTGCAATTTATCCGTATGGTATAATACTATACTATAAATGATTACATCATAAGATAATATTCAATAGttcatatttattcattcaaatatatatattaacacaTTAATTACCCATTTTAAACTTTCCTCTGGATCTACTactgtttattttatcaatatatattttatacattagaacaaagaataaataaacgaaTTCCTACATAAAGACACATGAAAATTCGATTATTATCAATTATAACAATCATTATACAATGCATTCCATCCATCTTATCAGCTACATCGAGTAATCAAAAAGAAAGTTCATCATCTTATTATTATGTGGTACGTTCACCAAAAATTGAAAAACGATCATATACAGAAGATGAAGCATTAACACAtcagaaagaaaaaacaaaaattgatacTGCTATTCAAACATATACAAAAACAACAAATACATCCTCTTCACTTTTGTCTCCAGCATCATTATCAAtaacaccatcatcatcatcatcatcttatgGTAATAATGTGAAAAAGAATAATGGTGCATACAATGTTAAACCCAATGTAACTATGAATGCAGAAAGTATATATCAAGataaaaattcattgaaatatgtGAAAACTGTAAAAAAACGTCGAGAAATCAGTGAAGTTATTAAACATATACCAAAACCGACATATAATCAACAATCGAATAAATATACTGATCAGAATAAgaaaactaataattataatgataaaaaggAAACAAAGAATTACAATAATGTTAATAAGAAATACACATATTCTgatagtagtagcagtagtagtaaaaGTAATGACAACAATCATCACAATGATAAaaactacaataataataataattataacggtaataataataactacgaCGGTAATGACAATTACAATAACAATGACAATAATtacaatggtaataataacgATCATTACAATAATGGCAATGACAATAACAATGACAATAATTACAATCGTAATAATAAGAATTATTACAATAATGGCAATAACTACAACGGTAATGACAATTACAATAGCAATGACAATAATtacaatggtaataataacgATCATTACAATAATGGCAATAACTACAACGGTAATGACAATTACAATAGCAATGACAATAATtacaatggtaataataacgATCATTACAATAATGGCAATAACTACAACAGTAATGGCAATGATGGTAACAATAACGACTACTATTCACATGATTACATCAAAAACACTGGCAGCTACAATAATGACGTAAAATATAATGCTGAAAATTACAATCGTGATTATACACGCAATGCTTATATATCTGACAATAATGGCCGTAGGAATAATCGAAACTCCAATAGAAATCACATGATTAAAAATACCAAATTTAGCAATTATGCCAACAGATATAATGGTAGGCAACGaaataataaaagatataataataataataataataataataataataataattacaacaaagCCTATAATAACCAAAGACGTTATAATGAAAATCGTAATATCGGGAATAATAACAATTACAATCGTAACGGTAATCAAAACAATCAGAATGGTTATCGTGCTTACAAGTACAACtacaatggtaataataataataataaccggaATAATTTTAATGACAAATCTAATTACAATTACAATAATGATCGTAATAACCACAATAACAAACGGATCAATCACAATGTCAATTATAATATCAATAACAATGACGCTTACAATGGATATGATAATTACAAAACCAACAATCATCCTGAACGTAATATACCTtatcaaaataacaataaatataataacattgaaaataatgtgaataatgataatagtaataataattatcatgataTGTACAATACTAAAGATTATGAAACTAACAGAAATCCTGTTAATTATGGTAGTAGTTATATTAGAAGTAAATTAGGTAAACCAGATTATTCTACTCCTGCAGAAAGAAGTAATGAACAAAATTATCCATCAACGCCAAATACAGCGAATGAACAATCAGACAATCAAGAAAGAAATCAATATgggaaagaaaaagagaaagataCAGATTTTAATCCATTAGGACAAGATGATAATCCCATGTCCAGTTTAAATCCTTTTGGTGGTTTGTTCAGTTTAGGACAAATGGGAAATGGAGGGTCAGGTTTTTAAATGTTATGCTAACTAAATGATTAACAATTACTCAAATTCGTGGATATATTGTGacaaaaatatgttttatttttaaaatatctttcttcaactgatatcaTATAAACAGTTAATAAAAAGCTTATTTATTAAGCTAGATTTTTCCAGTCAAAATGATTCAATATTTGTAATTGAATGTCATCTTTGTATGTTgatcatgttttttttctaagaTCTGAAATAGAAGTATGAACTGATTTGATGATTTGAACACTTTTCTCTTAATTCATTCATCATTGATTCGTAATTATGAAAAAGAATTTTAAGTGATAAGTGATAAGAAACCATCCAAATTTATGTTTGGTCTTTTGAACGATTATGAAGAAtatacatattacttacttacttacgcctgtaactCCTCGTGAACGAGCATAGGTcgttcaccagcattctccatccaatcctgtcctgggcaatcctttctggctccttccagttcctattcatccttttcatatctgcttctatttcccgacgtaatgtgttctttgaccttcctcttttccgctttccttcaggattccgagttagggcttgcctcacgatgaagtttgatgatttgcgcaatgtatgtcctatccatttccatcgtcgatttctaatttcttcttcagctggaagacggtttgttctctcccacagaagactgttgttgatggtatccggccaatggatgttgagtatcttgcgtagacaaccatttataaatacttgtaccttcttgatggtggttgttgtagttttccaagtttcagctccgtacaatggaactgccttgacgttggtattgaagatcgtgactttgatattggttgtgTATTCAAACAATTCAATATACATGTATAGCCGAAAAAATAATTACTACTTGAACATCTATGCCTGTTAACCCTCGCAGAACAACACACGTCGCCAAACAGCAAACTCTAACTTATCTTGTCCTGGGCATTTCTTTCTAGTCTCTTTCaagtgctattcattcttttgagaTCTGCCTCCGATTCCCAGTAACATGTGTTTTTAGCCTTATTCTTTGAAGATTTCAAGCTAGGACTTCCTGGTGATGAAGTGATTTCCGGTGGTTTCCTCAATGTAtcttctatccacttccatcgtcttttcataatttcctatTCAACTGAAAGCCGATTTGTTCTCcaccacagtaggttgttgctgatggtatccgaccaacagaCATTAAGTAtgttgcatagacaactgtctataaatacctgtaccttcttgatggtggttgtagtagctCAGAAAGTTTCGCCCTAGTACAAtaaaactgtcttgatgtttgtattgaaagttgtgactttgatgttggcagacagttgctttgagttacAGATGCTTTTCAATTGTAGGAACATTTTTCTTGTTTGGCAAATCCATCGCCTCACCTCTATATCAGACCCAACTGATTTATCAGTGATGATGCCCGGGTGCACAAATTTCCCTATCTCTTCCATAGATTTTCCATCAAGTCTGATTGTGCGCCGTATTTCAGGATCTGGGTCTCGATCTTGTGTGTGTTCAAGCCTACTGATGCAtaggctgctactacactgactgtcttcacCAGCAGTTTTTGATGTATATGGCATGGAAGAGATAGGCGAtgtgtgaagtccaaatcgtctagctgcattcatgctgtccattgtattctatgCTTACCCTCAAATGTcgagatcttcataatccagtcaaccaccagaagaaatagAAAGGCTGAgtgtaagcagccttgtctgactccggtcgtcacatggaatgcatctgtcagctgttctccatttacaactttgcagtgtagtccgtcatatCAATTCCTTATGATTATGACAGTCGTCTCCTGtataccatagtgtcgaagaaggtccCATAGTGTTCTCTTATTCAcgctgtcaaacgccttctctgATTGTCGAGGACGTTGATGTGTAGTGATGGATTCCACTCAGATGATTGCATACCAATGATCTGTAGTATCACGATTTGGTCTATGAacaaccgatccttacggaatccaagCTGTTGATTCCTAAGTTGTGTGTCTACTGAATTTTTCATTCGGTCCAGCAACACTTAGTTGAAAACATTTCCTCGTACTGACAGTAATGTGATGCCTCTATAGTTTTcaagtgtgagaactatagttctcacacttgctgagatctcctttctttgatgTCTTGATGAGTTATCTTTCTTTCTAATCTGCTGGTTATTGTTCTTCCTCTCAGACCTCCTGAATAGAGCATGTCTGTAGTTTCTTCTATACCCGACTTCATTGGCTCAGCTTGTATGTTGTCAAGTTGTGCTGCTTCCCACACCTAACTTGTCTGATGGctatcctgatttcttcgatcgttggtggaatTACATCTATAAGAAAGTTTGTGTATACTGCCTCAACGTCCGGTGGGTTCAATTTGGtcggtctattcaagagttccccAGTGTTCCACCCACCTATTCCTCTGTTCTTGAGTATCAGTGATTGGCTTTCCCTTTTTATTCTTGGCCGGCCTCTTTTGCTTACTGTATTTCCCATCTAGTTTGtccgttgtgtcatatagttgtttggtATTTCCTCGACGTGCAGCTTTTCCCACTATCGTTGCTAGGTCTTCTATGTATTTTTGCTTGTCTGTCCCAATTCTCCTCTTCACCTGCttgtttgtttctgtgtatTCGGCTTGTGCCTTATCGTTGCAACCACTGTGTGGTGATCTGAAACTATTTCAACTCCTCTCTTTGTTCTCACGCTTTTCATTGATAGTCtgtatttctttttattgatcCAAATATGATCATTTTGGTTCGCTGTAGTGCGATCCTGTGACCCCGATGTAACCTCACATGTGCATTGATTGGAAATGCTGCTATGTATAACTGTGTTATTGAAAGCACATAGATTTTTCATTCTCTCAATATTCTCGTTCTTTTCCCCACATTCATATCACTCCATGATGCCTTTATACTGGGCGTTAACCATCTCAAATTTGGTGTTCCGATTTTCTATCAGGGTGTTCAGTTGCCTTCCTCGAAAGTTCTCTGAGATCGACTTCAGCCTCATAAAGCCGGTCTCCATCATATTCGCTGCTACGATTAgcgggtgcataacattggatcccactcattgtgattccctACTTGTTTGAAGAGCAGCAATGCAActggttgtgtgtgtgtgtatatgtgtgcaAAGCATTTTCTAGTTCATGATCAGAACACAACAGTACCTGCTCCGAATTTGATCCTTCTGTCCAACTTGCGTTTAATGTGTTCCACTTTTCCGAGCAGCACTAGGTTGTAGTTTCTAATTTACCCATCCATTTGACTGGTCCTTCCTGTCTCCTAAACTGTGCGAACATTTCATGTACCTATGTTAGTTATTGCTCTGGTTGCTAGAAGGGACATCAGCTCCATGATTTTCGAAGAATCTCGGATTTGACAATGAAACTTTATAAGTCTTCTAAATTAAAATTCTTCAACTTTCAAGGGAGAGTCTAAacggtttaaattgtttatcatGCTTAGCATATTTttgcaaggttgttttctacgggatagggtctcTGACTCCATGcacaaccctcctcttttacccAGGTTTCGGATCGGCAGTGACCGTAGAAGCTCTGCAACCGAATGTAAATTGATAGATGTACTAGTATTGATAGAAACAGTAAAACCAGGTTGAAAAAATTTTTACGCGTGTGAAATTTGCCAAAACGTGGGGAAATAAACTTATTAAAACGTTGATAGTGAAAATTGTGTGATAAGAAGTCTGTGAATAATGAGTTTAAATATCTAAGTAGTAAAGAAGAGATATCAAAGCgatgaagaaaaacaaataaacaaacggAGTGAAGAATGTATAAAGTTTACCAAGTCGTATCACCTCAGGGAAAAGACAGAAGTAACATAAATTCCCTTTGAAGAGTCTCGAGTTCTTATCACGAGTTCCTATAACTTCTGTTGTGAGTAATGTACGATGTCTAACACAGTCCCTATTTGGATTTATTTTTTTAGCCTAGTTAAGTCGATTGATCACAAAGTATCTACTTAATAGTATATACCAAATTGCTGTATAGCAGTGAGTCGTTTAATTTATTGAACAAATTACAAAATTCATCTATGTCATAACTAAGAACTGGTCAACATTATGTTGTATACCATATACTGGCTCAACTACGATGAACTGAATACTATTTCTGAATTAAGCGATATGGCTGATACGTTATTGTGCATGAATGCACTGAAGCCCATTTATTCGGTTATTGCTAATAAGTTtatcaaaattaaataaaactggTTATTTTAGTCTATATGAATATATTAGGTTCTGGGAAGGAATTCCCAGTACAAGGCATAGGTTATTTTACGAATTCGTTTTTAGAAAAATTTCACCTTTATGTTTGATCTATTAACACTAATTTGATTGTCTCTCATTTCTTCAAAGTATAGACAAGCAGTACATGGAGGATTACAGCAGTTCCAGTGGAGTTCTTCGGTATTTAGTAGGCTTTCTTTGAAAATTTGATGAATTGATTATGCGATTAATATACAGATTTGTGGTTAGTGAAAGCACAATTTAAAAACAGAAAATTCAGAGAAGGAATCTTTTTTCAACGAATTtcttatcaagctgtacaatcgtatatatatattcgttaaaGTATTAGTTCCGTGAAGACATATGAACATGGAGTAAACCTGacataatagaaagattataataccaCATTACCTaatgtgaataataacaataagagaTTGTGTGTGCAAATAGAAAGCCCTATAAGATTAATAAGTTAGCAGAGGATTTTAATGTAAATGAAGTTAGATGATCAAattgtttttgttacaataatcaAAGGTAATGGAGGGGTTAAGTGAAATTAAGTGATATCAGAAACAACCATGTATAAAATCATGAGGATTTGAAACATAATTAGAGAGAGGGGGATATTTTCATATATGAaatatagtagtaataatagtttaAGGCCAAGGATAACTCGTAACTCTTTTGTGCACACAGTTCTGGCTTCAGATCACGGGTGGCTGGAGCTTCTGATGTTTTAAGGAGTTGGGTACTAAGAAATCTAAGTAGATTTCGACGGACTGTATACACATctttaaaatcaaactgtgcATCAGTTGAGTAATTCGAGtcctgtttgaatatctgggctacccgTTCCcgacatctagatatttcaacaagttatctgtcttttgtttgtttcaacagatcattatctcaattaatcgcataacctattcagttaGGAAAGAGCACAACCAGAGACATTATGGTTTCTGGCAATATGTATCGAAAAGAATGTGCACTATTCAAATgttgattcctgaactgctaacatctaattggTGACCcctcaaaatttatcgtcaggatcagtcaagaaataagaaacggaaacttgttgaaatactttgctctgagaattctatattgtatcaaaaatataatattgaataaagctaataataatacaataggAATAGAGTCGATTATGTGTTCAAGAATGGAACTTCTAACTGCTTTCTTCTCACCCTTGTAGAACCACACTCGAACATGTTCTAGCACCCCAGTTGAAAGCAAGTGCTGGTTACGGCGTATGTACCTTGCTCAACAAcagcaggtgaactggtagatgcataGAAATCTTTATGTAGAAAACAGACCTGGAATGATCATTATACGAATTTCCATAGCTGGGTCCCATTAAGTAGGAAGAGAAACTTAATTCACTCATTATCCTCATGGATTAAGCGAATATGTTCTAATGATACAATAGATGACGAGCTACTTAACTTCGACAAATATTCATCAGAAATGGTTATTCATCTAGATTTGTCAATAGGAACTTAATAACAAGACGACATCCTGAAAAAGCACCAAAAACTCAAAAGAAAACTTTTGTGAATGTTGAATTTAAAGGAGATACGACTGCCGAACTCTTTAATAAACGGATTTCAAAATCCCTGAATGAAACACTCTATTCAGCCAAGCTCTGTATTGTCTTCTCAAACCGGCCTAACATTCACGGATGTGCCAATGACGAACTTCCGCTTTGTGCCACATCAATGTACATCTTTGATTTCTCCTATGAGGAAGGTTACATTGGCCTCACAAAACGATCACTTTCCAAACGCATATCAGAACCTTACATGATGCATCCTTTAAAAGGAGAATGCAAAACAGCTACCAGTTTGATGCAGAAGCACTTAATCATATTTGAACACGTTGCTCTAGAAGAGtctttctttaaaataatcCACACAATCAAAGGGACTGGATCAAAGGTAGGCGGAATCAAAAGCTTATCCACTGTTGAGGCGTTGGTGATCCACCAATTCAAGCCCGAACTCTGCGTGCAAAAACAATACATCCAAGCTCCCGTTCTTCTTTGGCCCTGATTCCCTTCTGCAGTATGTTTTGGTCTTGTTCTTTCTTAAATCATTCCCTTTTTaagtattgtttttttaattttaaactgtaatcagttattattgaGACCTCTATGATCATTTTTTATCTATATCTGTCAAGCGAACAATTTAATAATTCTGACCCGTAAATTATTTCCATACTTCTATTTTTCTCTAACCCTCTGATTACTGCACAACCTCATTTGATATTTGGAGTCTCGAATcactttatgatgcaatcttttcttcCTACAGACATATATTTACCAAACAACTATACATACGAATTTACATCTTAAGGAAATGGTCGCCTCGAAAATAAGATTTTCTCtgctgaattctcttttagattgatatcatgaatggatcaatgttagaccaccattgaaaacctagaaacactggatggccgtttcgtcctagtatgggactcctcagtagtgcacacccagtggagttcaaccgtgtctgttgtgaagcagttactcactgaagataatggtggacaGTCGCGCAATaccgtggattggttaaagttagacattaacaccgtcggatgccggctcagtggtctaaaggttctgggttcgggaacagcgtgcgggatcgtggatgagccctgctgaggagccccatactagtaTGAATTCTCCTTATTTCTATTTAGTGACACAGTGGGTTCTTTCGATTATCTGAGATTGTTTTCCTAATAAATTTTTTATCAAAAAATAGAATACACAGAAAACTAGTTGGACATAATCAATATGAGAAGTAATATAACCATGTGACCTAAGTATAAAGAAGTTGCGTGTAATCATTAAACTACAGTGAAATGAATTATGTACATtaagtattatttttatgcaaatAGACCATTCAGTTAGATATTTCCAAGAAGTTATGCCCATATTAGACTGTGTCAACTATATTtgccattaaatggtgttgatAATAGTACCAACAAGTTTTTAAAATGAAGGGGCTTTATTCTACTGTCGAAATCATTCAATTTTAACAAATTTAATCTATGAAGATTTCCAATGAAATGTTAGTATTATCAAAATGAACCGTTATTTAGGAGTCTTTAAATCATATATATTGAGAACTCCAATTCGATGGGACAACATATACAGTGAAAGTCACAGTGAAACTGCGAGGCACTAAATCCATTAATCGTATTGTCTAGCCTGTAATCCAGTTCTCTATATTTGTTCGTGAATTGTGTATCTGATGTAACGTTTGTGTATAGCTTACTGATTGAGTAACCAACACATGTAATAGTATAAATCTCGGTCTCCGTCGTATTATCCTATCATAGTAGTAtacagtagcagtagtagttgTATCACATACAAAAGTGATTGCTTAGAATAGGTCTTTAGTAGAGAAGGTAACTGAAATATTTGCAcatttgaagaaaaaataagTGACTCAGAATTTTGATCAGGCCACCACATAACCAGAGAGATGTGAGCAGTTAGCGGTAAACACTCCTTATTTTATTCTTCAATGTATACGGCCAAGTTATATTACGGTGACGTTAACAGATCAAATAAATAGCTTTGAATAGTCAATTATTATATGTAGTAAACTATATGGGACATAATATATGATTAGTAAATGATGAGTTTAACTGTTCTTCAGTGGTAACATGTCAACCATAGGATTGATATATCCTGGTAAAAATGAATGTATTAACGTATAATATTCGAGTTCAAATAAAACGGTtgttcaattgacttatgatggTTTAACTATCATAGCATCAACATTTAAAGCGATAGGTACCAGGTTAAAGTCTTAGTGTGATTATCAACACTGAGATACAGTTAATTTCAGATAAATAGTCCTAAACTTAATGAAACTTGTGCCTTGGATTCTATGGTTATTTAAAAACCAAATTCAACAAAAGATATGACCGAATTTCTAAAcatctatttttttattaaattcgAAATTTCAAATCGGAGTATTCTAGTCGCTAAATTATCACTTTAGTATATGAAACCTCTTAGAATGAACTTCGCCgtcaaatataaaaatgaacGGCATTATTTTTTAGTCGTTAGAATACTGATCGGGTGAGTAACTCAATCTATAGATGAATATAACGTGGGTGAATTATGATAAGTTAATAACTGAAATTCTACTTAATAAGGATGTCTTGGTATcgaatttgttttaaaatatataatcaCTTGACTACAAACTCATGTTGAATCATAGCATAACATTACGTCCTAGTATCTATTTTATTGTATTGCAAGTTCGCATCCTTACAATCAGAATCGACTCACCGTCCGAGTTTAATATACgcattaaattattcatatatttttctaattaaaCGGTACTTTGCAAACGGAATATGGTTTATTTCCAGATTTTTTGGAGGTTCAAATAGATAACCTAACCATTTTTTCTGCTTCGTAATGAAATGAGTTTGAATAAACAACGATAAGGTAGTTGGACATTTTCGGCTTATGTGTTTCATGTATTATGGAACTAAAAGATTTGTGGGCTAGGAACATACTTACAAAGACATAACACTCATTTCCCAGATTTTTTTACTTTGATAGTACCAAAACTACACTGAGATTAAGTAGGTATCTAATTATCTTGGATTAATTGAATTAAATCATTGTCTTTCCAATTTGATGAAAACAGGCGATTACTTTATCAATTATactaaatttcattatttttatttgcatTTCTAGCTACTTAT from Schistosoma haematobium chromosome ZW, whole genome shotgun sequence includes:
- the WC2_6 gene encoding blue light receptor (EggNog:ENOG410IVGD~COG:K~SECRETED:SignalP(1-21)), encoding MKIRLLSIITIIIQCIPSILSATSSNQKESSSSYYYVVRSPKIEKRSYTEDEALTHQKEKTKIDTAIQTYTKTTNTSSSLLSPASLSITPSSSSSSYGNNVKKNNGAYNVKPNVTMNAESIYQDKNSLKYVKTVKKRREISEVIKHIPKPTYNQQSNKYTDQNKKTNNYNDKKETKNYNNVNKKYTYSDSSSSSSKSNDNNHHNDKNYNNNNNYNGNNNNYDGNDNYNNNDNNYNGNNNDHYNNGNDNNNDNNYNRNNKNYYNNGNNYNGNDNYNSNDNNYNGNNNDHYNNGNNYNGNDNYNSNDNNYNGNNNDHYNNGNNYNSNGNDGNNNDYYSHDYIKNTGSYNNDVKYNAENYNRDYTRNAYISDNNGRRNNRNSNRNHMIKNTKFSNYANRYNGRQRNNKRYNNNNNNNNNNNNYNKAYNNQRRYNENRNIGNNNNYNRNGNQNNQNGYRAYKYNYNGNNNNNNRNNFNDKSNYNYNNDRNNHNNKRINHNVNYNINNNDAYNGYDNYKTNNHPERNIPYQNNNKYNNIENNVNNDNSNNNYHDMYNTKDYETNRNPVNYGSSYIRSKLGKPDYSTPAERSNEQNYPSTPNTANEQSDNQERNQYGKEKEKDTDFNPLGQDDNPMSSLNPFGGLFSLGQMGNGGSGF